In a single window of the Rhodamnia argentea isolate NSW1041297 chromosome 2, ASM2092103v1, whole genome shotgun sequence genome:
- the LOC115737526 gene encoding cytochrome c oxidase subunit 5b-1, mitochondrial-like, with translation MWRRLVSSHLKTLAAASSAPRRSAAAAAAASSGRLFGRPPLISRSLYSSLLTRQFSVESENAVKKKVEDVMPIATGHEREELAAELEGRDILDINFPVGPFGTKEAPAVVKSYYDKRIVGCPGGEGEDEHDVVWFWLEKGKPHECPVCSQYFALEVVGPGGPPDGHDDEDHHH, from the exons ATGTGGAGAAGACTCGTCTCTTCGCACCTCAAAACCCTAGCCGCCGCGTCCTCCGCACCTCGCCGATccgcggccgccgccgccgccgcttctTCAGGCCGATTGTTCGGAAGGCCGCCTCTCATTTCTCGCTCCCTCTACTCTTCCTTGCTCACGCGCCAGTTCAGCGTCGAGTCCG AAAATGCTGTTAAGAAGAAGGTTGAAGATGTAATGCCTATTGCAACTGGACATGAACGTGAGGAGCTAGCGGCTGAGCTTGAG GGAAGGGACATTCTTGATATCAACTTCCCAGTCGGGCCTTTTGGTACCAAG GAAGCTCCTGCTGTTGTGAAGTCATACTATGATAAGAGAATAGTTGGATGTCCGGGAGGGGAAGGAG aGGATGAGCATGATGTTGTTTGGTTCTGGCTGGAGAAAGGCAAACCTCATGAATGTCCAGTGTGCTCACAATATTTTGCG CTTGAAGTCGTGGGTCCTGGAGGACCACCAGATGGGCATGATGACGAAGACCATCACCATTGA
- the LOC115737589 gene encoding uncharacterized protein LOC115737589, giving the protein MRLKKGSTTMRLKKGSKVEVLSTKEDFIGAWVYSEIISGNGRNYYVKCCGSPGTGGKRVERVPRKVIRPCPPPAEGIGVWVPGDVVEVLHSLSWKTAIVVKVFHENHFLVRPVGSFRHFNVHKRYLRARQIWKDGNWFVVGKGARNCTISRRKRLVETDLKQQAGAEFSPTGGNTELQFQEDSKRKLKTGLHVCSPHVEARCVGFKKIKLITNNCHRTLPGTPSEKADASDYLNEEENNASYSFCCWRTKFPEVESGGVNNAFWRETSKNIDSYSCASSVGSSSTNGKNWFSSSIDCSIRNTSGELSDAESFVA; this is encoded by the exons ATGAGGCTGAAAAAAGGAAGTACCACCATGAGACTGAAAAAGGGAAGTAAAGTGGAGGTGCTTAGCACGAAAGAGGACTTCATAGGTGCTTGGGTTTATTCCGAAATAATATCTGGAAATGGGCGCAATTACTATGTGAAATGTTGTGGTTCTCCCGGTACTGGCGGGAAGAGAGTAGAGAGGGTACCGAGGAAGGTCATTCGGCCCTGTCCACCTCCTGCAGAAGGCATTGGTGTATGGGTTCCGGGTGACGTTGTCGAGGTGTTACACAGCCTATCATGGAAGACTGCCATAGTTGTGAAGGTTTTTCATGAAAACCACTTTTTGGTTCGGCCAGTTGGAAGCTTTCGGCATTTCAATGTCCATAAACGCTATCTCAGGGCTAGGCAGATATGGAAAGATGGCAACTGGTTCGTAGTCGGAAAG GGCGCTCGTAATTGCACCATATCCCGGAGAAAACGACTTGTCGAAACAGACTTGAAGCAGCAAGCTGGAGCTGAATTTTCCCCAACTGGGGGAAATACTGAACTTCAGTTTCAAGAAGATTCAAAGAGGAAACTGAAGACAGGTTTACACGTGTGCTCGCCTCACGTCGAAGCACGCTGCGTTGGTTTTAAGAAGATCAAACTCATTACCAATAATTGTCACCGGACTTTGCCAGGGACTCCATCAGAAAAGGCTGATGCATCTGATTACCTGAATGAGGAAGAAAATAATGCAAGTTATTCCTTCTGTTGCTGGAGAACTAAGTTTCCTGAGGTGGAATCGGGAGGGGTCAATAATGCTTTTTGGCGGGAGACGTCAAAGAACATTGACAGCTATAGTTGCGCATCATCTGTTGGCAGCTCTAGTACTAATGGCAAGAATTGGTTTTCAAGTTCAATAGATTGCAGCATCAGGAATACTTCTGGCGAACTCAGTGACGCTGAATCCTTCGTGGCATAA
- the LOC115737588 gene encoding uncharacterized protein LOC115737588 → MQKVTLLLLMLCATSYTTTSLLDGLLPNGNFENGPKPWQLKGTVVTSKTAIPGWEISGYVEYIKSGHKQGDMLLVVPEGAFAVRLGNEASVKQKVKVVKGTFYSVTFSAARTCAQGEKLNVSASPNSEAYDWGILPMQTMYSSNGWDSYCWSFQAEAPEIEISIHNPGVDEDPACGPLIDSVALKALYIPRRTNANLVKNGNFEEGPYVLPKTSWGVLIPPHIEDDHSPLPGWMIESQKAVKYVDSDHFAVPEGKHAVELIAGKESAIAQVVSTQPSKVYVLTFAVGDAKNLCEGSMAVEAYAGKASVTVPYTSMGKGGHVRAKLRFTATSARTRVMFLSSYYNMQSDHSGSLCGPVIDDVRLVSVRNRKLA, encoded by the exons ATGCAGAAGGTGACATTGCTGTTGCTGATGCTGTGTGCCACCTCCTACACTACCACATCTCTCCTTGATG GTTTATTGCCGAACGGCAACTTCGAGAACGGCCCGAAGCCGTGGCAGCTGAAAGGAACGGTGGTCACCAGCAAAACTGCCATTCCTGGATGGGAAATTTCAGGCTATGTTGAGTACATCAAATCAGGTCACAAGCAGGGTGATATGTTACTGGTAGTCCCTGAAGGAGCTTTTGCAGTGAGGCTCGGCAATGAGGCTTCGGTAAAGCAGAAGGTGAAGGTCGTGAAGGGTACGTTCTACTCCGTCACATTTAGCGCGGCTCGAACGTGCGCGCAAGGAGAGAAGTTGAACGTATCGGCCTCGCCTAACTCAGAGGCATATGACTGGGGAATATTGCCGATGCAAACGATGTACAGCAGCAATGGATGGGATTCTTATTGCTGGAGCTTCCAAGCGGAGGCCCCAGAAATCGAGATCTCGATCCATAACCCAGGCGTGGATGAGGACCCGGCTTGTGGACCGTTGATTGATTCGGTCGCATTGAAGGCATTGTACATCCCGAGACGTACTAATG caaatTTGGTAAAGAacggaaattttgaagaaggCCCTTATGTGCTCCCAAAGACTTCATGGGGCGTCCTAATACCGCCCCACATTGAGGATGACCACAGCCCTTTGCCCGGATGGATGATCGAGTCCCAAAAAGCAGTGAAGTACGTCGATTCGGATCACTTCGCCGTTCCGGAGGGAAAGCATGCCGTGGAACTCATCGCCGGGAAGGAAAGTGCCATTGCACAAGTCGTCTCAACCCAGCCCAGCAAAGTCTACGTGCTCACATTTGCAGTAGGCGATGCCAAGAACTTGTGCGAAGGGTCTATGGCGGTGGAGGCATATGCAGGGAAGGCGTCAGTTACGGTGCCCTACACTTCTATGGGCAAAGGTGGTCATGTCCGTGCTAAACTCCGGTTCACAGCCACGTCGGCTCGCACGAGGGTCATGTTCTTGAGCTCGTACTACAACATGCAGAGCGATCACTCTGGTTCTCTGTGTGGACCTGTTATCGACGATGTGAGGTTGGTTAGCGTTCGCAACCGCAAACTAGCATGA
- the LOC115737279 gene encoding uncharacterized protein LOC115737279, whose amino-acid sequence MMVYEGFKEILKIQKFRRFVGYSVFYCFTAVLSYAYTNNTTRAGYSRGDQYYAAYPAGTELLGDSDKLYKAALGNCFDAEEWGPIEFCIMSKHFERQGKAPYAYHAQYAAHLLSLGQLDGSG is encoded by the exons ATGATGGTTTATGAAGGGTTCAAGGAAATTCTCAAGATTCAGAAGTTCAGGAGGTTCGTGGGGTACTCGGTGTTTTATTGCTTCACTGCCGTCTTGAGCTATGCTTATACCAACAACAC TACTAGAGCTGGATATTCTAGAGGAGACCAGTACTATGCGGCTTACCCGGCTGGAACCGAGTTATTGGGTGATTCTGATAAG TTGTACAAAGCTGCTCTTGGCAATTGCTTTGATGCGGAAGAGTGGGGTCCCATCGAGTTCTGCATCATGTCCAAGCACTTCGAGCGCCAAGGAAAAGCACCATATGCATATCATGCT CAATACGCGGCACACCTTCTCTCCCTTGGACAGCTAGATGGATCCGGATAG
- the LOC115737277 gene encoding serine-threonine kinase receptor-associated protein-like, giving the protein MDKKRMAVPLVCHGHSRPVVDLFYSPITADGFFLISASKDSSPMLRNGETGDWIGTFEGHKGAVWSCCLDTNALRAASGSADFSAKLWDALTGDELHSFEHKHIVRACAFSEDTHLLLTGGVEKILRIFDLNRPDAPPREVDNSPGSIRTVAWLHSDQTILSSCTDIGGVRLWDVRSGKIVQTLETKSPVTSAEVSQDGRYITTADGSAVKFWDANHFGLVKSYNMPCNIESASLEPKLGNKFIAGGEDMWVHLFDFHTGEEIGCNKGHHGPVHCVRFSPGGESYASGSEDGTIRIWQTGPANHVESDANPVNGPVTGKAKAGADEVTLKVEDLQIGKEGKIGEKDNAEEV; this is encoded by the exons ATGGACAAGAAGAGGATGGCGGTGCCGCTTGTGTGCCACGGGCATTCGCGGCCGGTGGTCGATTTGTTTTACAGTCCGATCACGGCGGATGGCTTCTTTCTCATCAGCGCAAGCAAAG ATTCTAGCCCAATGCTGCGAAATGGGGAGACTGGAGATTGGATTGGAACCTTTGAGGGACATAAAGGTGCGGTCTGGAGCTGCTGCCTGGACACCAATGCTCTACGTGCTGCATCCGGCTCTGCAGATTTCTCCGC GAAACTGTGGGACGCATTGACCGGTGATGAATTGCACTCTTTTGAACACAAGCACATTGTCCGGGCATGCGCCTTCTCAGAG GACACTCATCTCTTGCTAACTGGCGGTGTCGAGAAAATTCTTCGAATTTTTGACTTGAACCGACCAGATGCTCCTCCCAGAGAAGTTGACAATTCTCCAGGTTCAATAAGAACTGTTGCATGGCTTCATAGTGATCAGACAATATTAAGTTCCTGTACTGATATTGGTGGCGTGAG GTTATGGGATGTAAGGagtgggaaaattgttcaaactTTGGAGACAAAATCTCCGGTCACTAGTGCTGAAGTGAGTCAGGATGGTCGCTATATTACGACAGCTGATGGTTCTGCTGTTAAATTCTGGGATGCTAATCA CTTTGGGTTGGTGAAGAGCTACAACATGCCCTGCAACATAGAGTCAGCCTCGTTGGAGCCAAAGCTTGGGAATAAATTTATTGCTGGAGGAGAAGACATGTGGGTTCACCTTTTTGATTTCCATACTGGAGAAGAGATTG GATGCAACAAGGGTCATCATGGTCCTGTCCATTGTGTGCGATTTTCGCCTGGTGGGGAATCCTATGCTTCTGGATCAGAAGACGGCACTATAAGAATATGGCAGACCGGGCCTGCAAATCACGTCGAGAGTGATGCAAATCCAGTCAACGGCCCAGTAACTGGTAAAGCAAAAGCTGGGGCAGATGAGGTTACTCTTAAAGTAGAGGACTTACAAATTGGCAAAGAAGGGAAGATTGGCGAGAAGGATAATGCCGAAGAAGTATAA
- the LOC115737278 gene encoding caffeoylshikimate esterase, giving the protein MAGEEVKTGPPPNFWGHMPEEEYYASQGVRNSKSYFDAPGGKLFTQSFLPLDQQVKASVFMTHGYGSDTGWLFQKICISFATWGYAVFAADLLGHGRSDGLRCYMGDMEKIAAASLSFFTHVRKSEPYKDLPAFLFGESMGGAATMLMYFQSEPDTWTGLIFSAPLFVIPENMKPSKVRLFLYGMLFGIADTWASMPDNKMVGKAIKDPEKLKIIASNPRRYTGKPRVGTMREIARVCQYIQDNFAKVSTPFLTAHGTSDGVTCPTSSQLLYERASSSDKTLKMYEGMYHSLIQGEPDENADRVLGDMREWIDERVARYGPKIA; this is encoded by the exons atGGCCGGGGAAGAGGTAAAGACGGGGCCGCCCCCGAACTTCTGGGGGCACATGCCCGAAGAGGAGTACTACGCGTCGCAAGGGGTGCGCAACTCCAAGTCCTACTTCGACGCCCCCGGCGGCAAGCTCTTCACGCAGAGCTTCCTGCCCTTGGATCAGCAAGTCAAGGCCTCCGTCTTCATGACCCACGGCTACGGATCCGACACCGGCTGGCTCTTCCAGAAGATCTGCATCAGCTTCGCCACCTGGGGCTACGCCGTCTTCGCCGCCGATCTCCTCGGCCACGGCCGCTCCGACGGCCTCCGTTGCTACATGG GTGACATGGAGAAAATAGCTGCCGCGTCATTGTCATTCTTCACCCATGTCCGCAAGAGCGAGCCCTACAAGGACTTACCCGCCTTCCTATTCGGCGAGTCCATGGGTGGAGCGGCGACGATGCTGATGTACTTCCAATCCGAGCCCGACACATGGACTGGTTTGATCTTCTCGGCCCCGCTCTTTGTGATTCCGGAGAACATGAAACCCAGCAAG GTACGATTGTTCCTCTACGGCATGCTCTTCGGGATCGCCGACACGTGGGCGAGCATGCCGGACAACAAGATGGTGGGGAAGGCCATAAAGGACCCGGAGAAGCTCAAGATCATCGCGTCGAATCCGAGGAGGTACACGGGCAAGCCGAGGGTGGGCACAATGAGGGAGATCGCCCGGGTGTGCCAGTACATACAGGACAACTTCGCCAAGGTGAGCACTCCGTTCCTGACGGCCCACGGGACATCGGACGGCGTAACGTGCCCCACGTCGTCACAGCTCTTGTACGAGAGGGCATCCAGCTCGGACAAGACCCTGAAGATGTACGAAGGGATGTACCACTCGTTGATTCAGGGGGAGCCCGACGAGAACGCTGACCGGGTGCTGGGCGACATGAGGGAGTGGATCGATGAGCGGGTCGCGAGGTACGGGCCGAAGATAGCCTGA
- the LOC115737276 gene encoding plastidic ATP/ADP-transporter-like codes for MEAVIQTKGLLSLPSNPRNRFLNPSQSLRQRVLSIKPNNLSAFPLSTNGFQKFNGVISRPGEIYQKNRTFHICKAEAAAAGADGQPVFGEAEKPKFLGIEPVTFKKIVPLGLMFFCILFNYTILRDTKDVLVVTAKGSSAEIIPFLKTWVNLPMAVGFMLWYTKLSNILSKEALFYSVIVPFIAFFGAFGFVLYPLSNYIHPQAFADKLLDTLGPRFLGPLAIMRIWSFCLFYVMAELWGSVVISVLFWGFANQITTVEEAKKFYPLFGLGANVALVFSGRTVKYFSNMRKNLGPGVDGWAISLKAMMTIVVVMGLAICGLYWWVNTFVPLPTRSKKKKEKPKMGTMESVKFLASSRYIRDLATLVVAYGISINLVEVTWKSKLKAQFPSPNEYSSFMGDFSSATGIMTFSMMLLSQYIFNKYGWGVAAKITPTVLLLTGIGFFSLILFGDPLAPALAKFGMTPLLAAVYVGALQNIFSKSAKYSLFDPCKEMAYIPLDEDTKVKGKAAIDVVCNPLGKSGGALIQQFMILTFGSLANSTPYLGGILLVIVLAWLAAARSLETQFNALRQEEELEKAMEREEVKIPVVPRTESGNGSLASGSALNPAPGDSTSSSSETSTPRN; via the exons atggaggcgGTTATACAGACCAAAGGCCTTCTCTCACTACCCTCAAATCCCAGAAACAGGTTTTTGAATCCATCTCAGAGCCTCAGGCAGAGAGTTTTGTCCATCAAACCCAACAATCTCTCCGCCTTTCCTCTATCCACAAATGGGTTTCAGAAATTCAATGGTGTCATCTCAAGACCTGGTGAAATTTACCAGAAAAACAGGACCTTTCACATCTGCAAGGCTGAGGCAGCAGCTGCAGGTGCCGATGGTCAGCCTGTTTTTGGTGAGGCAGAGAAGCCCAAGTTTCTGGGCATAGAGCCTGTCACCTTCAAGAAGATTGTCCCTCTAGGGTTGATGTTCTTTTGCATTCTCTTCAACTACACGATTCTCAGGGACACAAAGGATGTGTTGGTGGTGACTGCCAAAGGGAGCAGTGCAGAAATCATACCTTTCCTCAAGACTTGGGTGAATTTGCCCATGGCTGTCGGGTTCATGTTGTGGTACACCAAATTGTCTAATATTCTTTCCAAGGAAGCCCTCTTTTATTCAGTGATTGTTCCCTTCATTGCCTTCTTTGGGGCATTTGGGTTTGTTCTGTACCCTCTCAGCAACTACATCCACCCTCAAGCCTTTGCAGACAAGCTTCTTGATACGTTGGGTCCTCGGTTTCTTGGACCTCTTGCAATCATGAGAATCTGGAGCTTCTGCTTGTTTTATGTTATGGCTGAGCTGTGGGGAAGTGTGGTGATTTCTGTGCTGTTTTGGGGATTTGCCAATCAG ATAACCACTGTTGAAGAAGCCAAGAAATTCTACCCTCTGTTTGGACTCGGGGCCAATGTTGCTCTTGTTTTCTCTGGACGAACAGTGAAGTATTTCTCGAATATGAGAAAGAATTTAGGTCCTGGAGTCGATGGCTGGGCTATCTCCTTGAAAGCTATGATGACAATCGTGGTGGTAATGGGGCTTGCAATTTGTGGCCTATACTGGTGGGTGAACACTTTTGTTCCTCTTCCAACGCgtagcaagaagaagaag GAGAAGCCCAAGATGGGAACAATGGAGAGCGTGAAGTTCTTGGCATCTTCAAGATACATCCGAGATCTCGCTACATTAGTGGTTGCTTATGGTATTAGCATCAATCTCGTCGAAGTAACGTGGAAATCGAAGCTCAAAGCGCAG TTTCCCAGTCCAAATGAATATTCTTCCTTCATGGGCGATTTCTCGTCTGCAACCGGCATAATGACCTTCTCCATGATGTTGCTTAGCCAATATATATTCAACAAATATGGATGGGGAGTCGCAGCCAAGATCACACCGACCGTCCTGCTTCTGACAGGAATTGGATTCTTTTCTCTGATATTGTTTGGCGATCCGCTTGCCCCTGCTCTAGCTAAGTTTGGGATGACCCCTCTTCTGGCCGCTGTATACGTGGGTGCCctgcaaaatatttttagcAAGAGCGCCAAGTACAGCTTATTTGACCCTTGCAAAGAAATGGCATACATTCCCCTCGATGAAGACACTAAG GTTAAAGGTAAAGCAGCCATTGACGTCGTCTGTAACCCTCTGGGCAAGTCTGGCGGTGCTTTGATCCAGCAATTTATGATCCTAACATTCGGATCGCTCGCAAATTCGACTCCTTACTTGGGAGGAATTCTTTTGGTGATTGTTCTTGCGTGGTTAGCCGCAGCTAGGTCTCTCGAGACCCAGTTCAATGCCTTGCGCCAAGAGGAAGAGCTCGAAAAGGcgatggagagagaggaagttaaGATACCGGTCGTGCCGCGAACAGAAAGCGGGAATGGCTCTTTGGCATCTGGCTCAGCTTTGAATCCTGCCCCCGGCGACTCAACAAGCAGTTCATCTGAGACTTCGACACCTCGCAATTAA